From the genome of Fundulus heteroclitus isolate FHET01 chromosome 7, MU-UCD_Fhet_4.1, whole genome shotgun sequence, one region includes:
- the LOC105940265 gene encoding olfactory receptor 2AT4-like codes for MNITYINLDGHVELEKYRILYFFIMVTGYILILSCNSIIVYLVVIHKNLHEPMYIFIAALLINSVLFSTCIYPKLLIDFLSEKQIVSYQACLTQTAAFYSLSCSEFLLLAAMAYDRFVSICKPLQYHTIMRKRTVIIFLVLAWLVPACHTVVPVIGNVNTKLCSFTLSGIFCNNIVNSLFCVASRALLIYGLVVLFNIALLPMLFILFTYTIILVVACRSCREVRKKAAQTCLPHLLVLINYSCLITYDMIIIRLDSDISKTARFVMTMQMMMCNPLFNPIIYGLKMREIYKHLSWLFCKVIVK; via the coding sequence ATGAATATAACGTACATTAATCTTGATGGCCATGTGGAGTTGGAAAAATATAGGATTCTTTATTTCTTCATCATGGTCACAGGTTATATTTTGATTCTGTCCTGCAATTCTATCATTGTTTATCTGGTTGTGATTCACAAAAACCTCCATGAGCCtatgtacatttttattgctGCCTTGTTAATCAATTCTGTTCTTTTTAGTACTTGTATCTACCCAAAGCTTTTGATAGATTTTTTATCAGAGAAACAGATTGTGTCTTATCAGGCTTGTCTCACTCAAACAGCTGCATTTTACTCTTTGAGTTGTTCAGAATTCTTGCTTTTAGCAGCCATGGCTTATGACAGATTTGTGTCGATATGTAAACCTCTGCAATATCATACGATCATGAGAAAAAGAACAgtaattatttttcttgttcTAGCTTGGCTTGTACCTGCTTGCCACACTGTTGTGCCTGTCATTGGAAATGTAAATACAAAGCTCTGTAGTTTTACTTTAAGTGGTATTTTTTGCAACAATATAGTGAATTCTCTTTTCTGTGTGGCTTCGAGAGCATTGTTGATATACGGCTTAGTTGTTTTATTCAACATTGCTCTTCTTCCAATGCTTTTCATACTATTCACTTACACAATAATACTTGTAGTGGCCTGTAGAAGTTGTAGAGAAGTCCGGAAAAAAGCAGCACAGACATGTTTACCTCACCTTTTGGTTTTAATTAACTATTCTTGTTTGATTACTTATGACATGATTATTATTAGACTAGACTCTGATATTTCAAAAACTGCACGTTTTGTAATGACAATGCAAATGATGATGTGTAATCCTCTTTTTAATCCAATCATATATGGactcaaaatgagagaaatttATAAACACCTTAGCTGGTTGTTTTGTAAAGTCATAGTTAAGTAg